In Erythrobacter litoralis HTCC2594, a single genomic region encodes these proteins:
- a CDS encoding hydrolase 1, exosortase A system-associated — protein MSRLHLTFNCKGDTLAGTLDTAPSTTGLLLVSGGNELRSGAFGGQAALAARIAKAGFPVFRYDRRGVGDSEGENKGFERSKSDIHAAREAFQAIVPTLDRIVAFGNCDAASALMLGGGALCDGLILSNPWTIEDTSDDTPPPEAVRARYAEKLKNPKEIWRLVSGGVNIRKLVGGLRQASKGRVAPSGLAERMRAGIEGFSGPVHILLASEDRTAQVFDGAWPKDDERVQRCEGATHAYVEDHARFWLEKQILAALRA, from the coding sequence ATGAGCCGCCTGCATCTGACTTTCAATTGCAAGGGCGATACGCTCGCCGGTACGCTCGACACCGCGCCCTCGACGACCGGCCTGTTGCTGGTGAGCGGCGGCAACGAACTGCGCTCGGGCGCGTTCGGGGGCCAGGCCGCGCTGGCCGCGCGGATCGCCAAGGCCGGTTTCCCCGTCTTCCGCTATGACCGGCGCGGGGTCGGCGACAGCGAAGGCGAGAACAAGGGCTTCGAAAGGTCCAAGTCGGACATTCACGCTGCCCGCGAAGCCTTCCAAGCAATCGTGCCGACGCTCGATCGCATCGTCGCTTTCGGCAATTGCGATGCCGCGAGCGCTTTGATGCTCGGCGGCGGCGCCCTGTGCGACGGACTGATCCTCTCCAACCCTTGGACGATCGAAGACACCAGCGACGATACGCCTCCGCCCGAAGCGGTGCGCGCACGCTATGCGGAGAAGCTCAAAAACCCGAAGGAAATCTGGCGCTTGGTCAGTGGGGGTGTGAATATCCGCAAGCTTGTCGGTGGATTGCGCCAGGCTTCCAAGGGACGCGTAGCACCATCCGGCCTGGCCGAACGCATGCGTGCCGGCATCGAAGGATTTTCAGGCCCAGTCCATATCCTGCTGGCAAGCGAAGACCGCACCGCGCAGGTTTTCGACGGCGCCTGGCCGAAGGATGACGAAAGGGTGCAGCGCTGCGAAGGCGCGACGCATGCCTATGTCGAAGACCACGCGCGGTTCTGGCTGGAAAAGCAGATCCTCGCCGCGCTACGCGCCTGA
- a CDS encoding class I SAM-dependent RNA methyltransferase produces the protein MTIAEPIVRIAARGDGVTESGRHVAGGVPGDCVRDDGSLKRGPHHVAPPCRHFAKCGGCQLQHADEETLAQFVTDRVVLAAEGQGIVPQNVAPAHLSPPGARRRATLHATRRGKTILLGYREGRSHTIIDLKECPVLQPTLFALVDPLRKLLAGWEGRVAVDIELTQVDQGVACGIKGIRAENLQQTEALLDFARENALARLTVDDGLGPETVWEPEPSTVSLGGVPVVFPPGAFLQATEDGQATLVAAASEWLAGHSPVADLFAGLGTFALSLAGPEKVLAAEASRGAHLACRQAARLSGKPVFAQHRDLFHNPYSAEEISKLAAVLLDPPRAGAREQVEQIAQSSVGRVVYISCNPASWAKDAKRLVDAGFELKEVRPVGQFRWSTHVELASLFVRPSGA, from the coding sequence GTGACCATAGCCGAACCAATCGTCCGCATCGCCGCGCGCGGTGACGGCGTGACCGAGAGTGGTCGCCACGTCGCGGGCGGCGTACCGGGTGACTGCGTGCGCGACGACGGCTCGCTCAAACGCGGACCGCATCATGTCGCACCGCCCTGTCGGCATTTCGCCAAATGCGGCGGCTGCCAGTTGCAGCATGCGGATGAGGAGACGCTGGCACAATTCGTGACCGACCGCGTCGTGCTCGCCGCCGAAGGGCAGGGGATCGTGCCACAAAATGTCGCGCCTGCGCATCTCTCGCCGCCCGGCGCGCGGCGTCGCGCTACCCTCCATGCCACGCGGCGGGGCAAGACGATCCTGCTCGGCTATCGCGAAGGCCGCTCGCACACGATCATCGACCTCAAGGAATGTCCGGTCTTGCAACCGACGCTCTTTGCATTGGTCGACCCGTTGCGAAAGCTGCTGGCGGGATGGGAAGGGCGCGTTGCCGTCGATATCGAGCTGACGCAGGTCGATCAGGGCGTGGCATGCGGTATCAAGGGTATCCGGGCCGAGAACCTGCAACAGACCGAAGCCCTGCTCGATTTCGCGCGCGAGAATGCGCTTGCGCGGCTGACGGTGGACGACGGACTGGGCCCGGAGACGGTGTGGGAGCCTGAGCCCTCGACGGTCTCGCTCGGAGGCGTGCCGGTCGTGTTTCCGCCCGGTGCTTTCCTGCAGGCCACGGAGGACGGCCAGGCGACGCTTGTCGCGGCCGCCAGCGAATGGCTTGCCGGCCATTCGCCGGTTGCCGACCTGTTCGCCGGGCTCGGCACTTTCGCGTTGTCGCTTGCAGGCCCGGAAAAGGTCTTGGCCGCCGAAGCTTCGCGCGGTGCGCATCTCGCTTGTCGGCAGGCTGCGCGTCTATCCGGCAAGCCGGTCTTCGCGCAGCATCGCGACCTGTTCCACAATCCTTATTCGGCAGAAGAGATCTCGAAGCTGGCCGCCGTCCTGCTGGATCCGCCCCGCGCAGGTGCGCGTGAGCAGGTGGAGCAGATTGCGCAAAGCAGCGTCGGCCGCGTGGTCTATATCAGCTGCAATCCCGCAAGCTGGGCCAAGGACGCCAAGCGGCTCGTCGATGCAGGGTTCGAGCTGAAGGAAGTGCGCCCGGTCGGCCAGTTTCGCTGGTCGACGCATGTCGAACTCGCCAGCCTGTTCGTCCGCCCGTCAGGCGCGTAG
- a CDS encoding bifunctional ADP-dependent NAD(P)H-hydrate dehydratase/NAD(P)H-hydrate epimerase, giving the protein MPNSANLRQVLTVAEMQAAERDLMDAGISVHELMQRAGQGAADWIWRMTGGRPVTVLCGPGNNGGDGYVIAAEIARRGGEVRVVAPMPPKTEAAKRAAETFKGKVTTSGEGLRGEVLVDCLFGSGLSRPLSAEHRALLRRLRMEHALGVAIDVASGVDADSGAWPEGMAAWDCTIALGAWKRAHWIGEASAKCGTRKLVDIGVAARSEDEQLAPEPDFARPAWDAHKYRRGLLAVVGGAMPGASELAACAAVGAGAGYVKLLGSDNSRRQLPPDLVEKNGDLTELLSDERISAILVGPGLGRGEEARDRLAHALAEGEPTVCDADALHLLDDEMLDGVDGTKIIVTPHEGELAQLCKNFGVIAASKRERAMAVHSRTGLTVLAKGPDTILAHDGGVAYFPQGSSWLSVAGSGDVLAGIVASRLATGDTPARAAMAGVYLHQQAAREAAGPFSASDLAQAIPAAYRAFL; this is encoded by the coding sequence ATGCCGAATAGCGCCAATCTCAGGCAGGTCCTTACCGTCGCCGAAATGCAGGCGGCGGAACGGGATCTGATGGATGCTGGCATTTCCGTCCACGAACTGATGCAGCGCGCCGGCCAAGGGGCCGCCGACTGGATCTGGCGGATGACCGGCGGCAGGCCCGTCACCGTGTTGTGCGGCCCCGGTAACAATGGCGGCGATGGCTATGTCATCGCGGCGGAAATTGCGCGCCGCGGTGGCGAAGTAAGGGTCGTCGCACCGATGCCGCCAAAGACCGAAGCAGCGAAGCGGGCCGCCGAGACATTCAAGGGCAAGGTCACCACATCGGGCGAAGGCTTGCGCGGGGAAGTGCTGGTCGATTGTCTGTTCGGCAGCGGCCTCTCGCGACCGCTCTCAGCCGAGCATCGCGCGCTGCTTCGGCGGTTGCGAATGGAGCACGCGCTCGGCGTCGCAATCGACGTCGCCAGCGGCGTCGACGCGGACAGCGGCGCGTGGCCCGAAGGCATGGCGGCGTGGGACTGTACCATCGCATTGGGAGCGTGGAAGCGCGCGCACTGGATCGGCGAAGCGTCGGCGAAATGCGGCACCCGCAAACTGGTCGATATCGGCGTGGCCGCGCGATCCGAAGACGAGCAGTTGGCGCCCGAGCCGGACTTCGCCCGCCCGGCATGGGATGCCCACAAATATCGCCGCGGCCTGCTCGCAGTCGTGGGGGGTGCCATGCCCGGAGCCAGCGAACTGGCTGCCTGCGCAGCGGTGGGTGCCGGGGCGGGCTATGTGAAGCTGCTCGGGAGTGACAATTCAAGGCGACAGCTTCCGCCAGATCTGGTCGAGAAAAACGGCGACCTGACTGAACTTCTCAGCGACGAGCGCATCAGCGCTATCCTCGTCGGTCCGGGGCTTGGCCGCGGCGAAGAGGCACGCGATCGTCTGGCTCACGCGCTTGCGGAAGGCGAGCCGACCGTTTGCGATGCCGATGCGCTTCATTTGCTCGATGACGAGATGCTCGACGGCGTCGATGGCACGAAAATCATCGTCACTCCGCACGAGGGCGAGCTCGCGCAATTGTGCAAGAACTTCGGCGTTATCGCTGCATCGAAGCGGGAACGGGCTATGGCCGTGCACAGCCGCACCGGTTTGACGGTGCTGGCCAAGGGACCCGACACGATCCTCGCCCACGACGGGGGCGTGGCCTACTTCCCGCAAGGGTCGAGCTGGCTGTCGGTGGCCGGCAGCGGCGATGTGCTTGCCGGCATCGTCGCTTCCCGGCTGGCGACAGGCGACACGCCCGCCCGGGCCGCGATGGCGGGAGTGTATCTGCACCAACAGGCGGCGCGCGAGGCTGCGGGGCCTTTCTCCGCCAGCGATCTGGCGCAAGCGATCCCAGCCGCCTATCGCGCCTTTCTGTGA
- the ilvD gene encoding dihydroxy-acid dehydratase has translation MSSRFDKSKLPSRHVSVGPERAPHRSYYYAMGLTEQEIARPFVGIVSAGNDSAPCNTTLDAQADICRTGVNQAGGMPRRFNTITVTDGIAMGHQGMKSSLVSREVIADSIELSVRGHCYDALVGFAGCDKSLPGMMMAMLRLNVPSIFVYGGSILPGRFHDKDVTVVDVFEAVGQHAAGNCPLKELTALEKVACPGHGACGGQFTANTMACVGEAIGLSLPNSNMAPAPYRSREEIAVAAGRQVMTLLEKNLRPRDICTRAAFENAARVVAATGGSTNAALHLPAMAHECGIDFDLFDVAETFKSTPYIADLKPGGRYVAKDMHEAGGVYMAMKTLLEGGFLDPEPMTVTGKTLGENIEEITWDPDQKVFYDVSNPITPTGGVVGLRGSLAPDGAIVKVAGMERLQFSGPARVFDCEEDAFKAVEQRDIAEGCVIVIRYEGPKGGPGMREMLSTTAALYGQGMGEKVALITDGRFSGATRGFCIGHVGPEAADCGPIALVEDGDTISIDAVAGTIELDVDAETLEKRRQSWTPRANDYQSGALWRYARNVGPAHEGAVTHPGAKSERHVFADI, from the coding sequence ATGTCGTCGAGATTCGACAAGTCCAAGCTGCCCAGCCGCCACGTTTCGGTCGGGCCAGAGCGCGCGCCGCATCGTTCGTATTACTACGCGATGGGTCTGACCGAGCAGGAGATCGCGCGACCCTTCGTCGGCATTGTTAGCGCGGGCAACGACAGCGCGCCCTGCAACACGACGCTCGATGCGCAGGCGGACATCTGTCGCACTGGCGTCAACCAAGCAGGCGGCATGCCGCGGCGCTTCAACACCATCACCGTGACGGACGGTATCGCCATGGGACACCAGGGCATGAAAAGCTCGCTGGTCAGCCGCGAGGTGATTGCGGACTCGATCGAGCTATCGGTGCGCGGGCATTGCTATGATGCGCTGGTCGGATTCGCCGGCTGCGACAAGAGCTTGCCCGGCATGATGATGGCCATGCTGCGGCTCAATGTTCCGAGCATCTTCGTCTATGGCGGATCGATCCTGCCGGGCCGCTTCCACGACAAGGACGTGACCGTCGTCGACGTGTTCGAAGCGGTCGGCCAGCACGCGGCGGGCAATTGTCCGCTGAAAGAACTGACCGCGCTGGAAAAGGTCGCCTGTCCCGGGCACGGCGCGTGCGGCGGGCAGTTTACCGCCAACACCATGGCCTGCGTCGGCGAAGCGATCGGCCTGTCGCTGCCCAACAGCAATATGGCCCCCGCGCCCTATCGTTCGCGCGAGGAGATCGCGGTGGCGGCGGGGCGGCAGGTCATGACGCTGCTGGAGAAAAACCTGCGCCCGCGTGACATCTGCACAAGGGCCGCATTCGAGAATGCAGCACGGGTCGTCGCGGCAACGGGCGGCTCGACCAATGCCGCTTTGCACCTGCCTGCCATGGCCCATGAATGCGGCATCGACTTCGACCTGTTCGATGTCGCCGAGACATTCAAATCAACACCTTATATCGCAGACCTCAAACCTGGCGGGCGCTATGTCGCCAAGGACATGCACGAGGCGGGCGGGGTCTACATGGCGATGAAAACGCTGCTGGAGGGCGGTTTCCTCGATCCCGAACCGATGACCGTCACAGGCAAGACGCTGGGCGAGAATATCGAGGAGATCACCTGGGACCCCGACCAGAAGGTTTTCTACGACGTATCCAATCCGATCACGCCGACCGGCGGCGTCGTCGGGCTCAGGGGTTCTCTCGCGCCCGACGGGGCGATTGTGAAGGTGGCGGGAATGGAACGGCTCCAGTTCAGCGGCCCAGCGCGAGTATTCGATTGCGAGGAGGATGCCTTCAAGGCGGTCGAGCAGCGCGACATCGCCGAAGGTTGCGTCATCGTAATCCGCTACGAAGGCCCCAAGGGCGGCCCCGGCATGCGCGAAATGCTCTCTACTACCGCAGCGCTCTACGGGCAGGGCATGGGCGAGAAAGTGGCGCTCATCACCGACGGGCGCTTCTCCGGCGCGACGCGCGGCTTTTGCATCGGCCATGTCGGCCCGGAAGCGGCAGACTGCGGCCCGATTGCGCTGGTCGAGGATGGCGATACAATCAGCATCGATGCCGTTGCAGGCACGATTGAGCTCGACGTCGATGCCGAAACGCTTGAAAAACGGCGTCAAAGCTGGACACCGCGGGCGAACGATTACCAGTCCGGCGCGCTGTGGCGCTATGCGAGGAACGTCGGTCCTGCGCATGAGGGCGCAGTGACTCATCCGGGAGCGAAATCGGAACGCCATGTCTTTGCGGATATCTAG
- a CDS encoding N-formylglutamate amidohydrolase, with translation MILDDNPYRQVGEPIPGKIVCVADHASNFVPEDIELGIDPALLETHIGYDIGTGGIADRLARRHAIPAHIACVSRLVCDLHRREDDAAVMPTSSDGHLIAGNIGADVEKRLAKYHRPYHEALASWLDDARPELIVALHSFTPSLETSDEERPWEVALLYNQDDSAAQHAIRLFGEEGLTVGNNEPYSGKELNATMDRHAEAHGRHYLTVEIRQDLITNEADQARWAAMIADIANRTALALKGV, from the coding sequence ATGATTCTCGACGACAATCCCTATCGCCAGGTCGGCGAGCCGATTCCCGGCAAGATCGTATGCGTGGCCGACCACGCCTCGAACTTCGTGCCGGAGGATATCGAGCTGGGGATCGATCCGGCGCTGCTCGAAACCCATATCGGCTACGATATCGGGACCGGCGGCATCGCCGACCGGCTTGCGCGGCGTCATGCCATCCCGGCGCATATCGCGTGCGTCAGTCGCCTCGTATGCGACTTGCATCGCAGGGAAGACGATGCCGCCGTGATGCCGACATCGAGCGACGGACATTTGATCGCGGGCAATATCGGTGCCGACGTCGAAAAGCGCCTGGCAAAATATCACCGGCCCTATCACGAAGCGCTGGCGTCATGGCTCGACGATGCGCGTCCCGAACTGATCGTGGCGCTGCACAGTTTCACACCGAGCCTCGAAACGAGCGATGAAGAACGGCCGTGGGAAGTCGCGCTGCTCTACAACCAGGACGACAGCGCCGCGCAACATGCGATCCGGCTGTTCGGCGAAGAGGGACTCACTGTCGGCAATAACGAACCTTATTCGGGCAAGGAACTGAACGCGACGATGGACCGCCATGCCGAGGCGCATGGCCGGCATTACCTGACCGTCGAGATCCGCCAGGACCTGATCACCAACGAGGCCGACCAGGCGCGCTGGGCCGCGATGATCGCCGATATCGCCAACCGCACGGCGCTGGCGCTGAAGGGTGTCTAG
- a CDS encoding 4-(cytidine 5'-diphospho)-2-C-methyl-D-erythritol kinase — translation MITETAYAKINLALHVRSKREDGYHEIETLFAFVDAGDVLVARAAEADRLETVGEFADVLDNPFDNLVARTMSTLPREGGLHVTLEKNLPVAAGLGGGSADAGAMFRIIEQMHGLPDDWEEKAIRLGADVPACVASEMAIGRGTGTDLEPVENDMAGMAVLLVNLRVPLPTGPVFKAWADTAGGEDLGPLPTGTAREIARKGRNDLRPPAVAICPPIADVLQALEATDPWMCEMSGSGATCFALYDETEMRDKAARAIAEHHPGWWQMTGTLQ, via the coding sequence GTGATTACCGAAACCGCCTACGCAAAGATCAACCTTGCGCTGCACGTCCGCAGCAAGCGCGAGGATGGCTACCACGAGATCGAAACGCTGTTCGCCTTCGTCGATGCGGGCGATGTGCTGGTGGCGCGGGCGGCGGAGGCGGATCGGCTGGAGACGGTCGGCGAATTTGCCGATGTGCTCGACAATCCCTTCGATAATCTCGTCGCGCGCACGATGTCGACGCTTCCCCGTGAGGGCGGGCTGCATGTCACGCTGGAGAAGAACCTGCCCGTCGCAGCGGGGCTCGGCGGCGGATCGGCCGATGCAGGGGCGATGTTCCGCATCATCGAGCAGATGCATGGGCTGCCTGATGACTGGGAAGAGAAGGCCATCCGCCTTGGCGCCGATGTGCCAGCCTGCGTCGCCAGCGAGATGGCGATCGGGCGCGGGACCGGGACCGACCTCGAACCGGTCGAGAACGACATGGCGGGTATGGCGGTGCTGCTGGTCAACCTGCGTGTGCCGCTGCCGACCGGGCCGGTCTTCAAGGCGTGGGCCGACACCGCAGGCGGTGAGGATCTTGGGCCACTGCCCACAGGCACCGCGCGCGAAATCGCCCGCAAGGGGCGGAACGACCTGAGACCTCCCGCGGTCGCCATCTGCCCTCCCATCGCGGACGTCCTTCAGGCGCTGGAGGCAACCGATCCGTGGATGTGCGAAATGTCTGGATCCGGGGCGACCTGTTTTGCGTTGTATGATGAAACCGAAATGCGCGATAAGGCCGCGCGAGCCATCGCCGAACATCACCCGGGCTGGTGGCAGATGACAGGAACTCTCCAATGA
- a CDS encoding endonuclease domain-containing protein, whose product MITGTRDSVKLARKMRSEMTLPEGKLWIELRKRPGGYKFRRQHPAGQFVLDFYCAAARLAIEVDGQAHDCEAVVDRDKRRSAWLRDRGIAMTRIPARLILQDIEAVVTRLVEICDARRVELKRKARAPLHHPADGPPPQIGEEG is encoded by the coding sequence ATGATCACAGGCACGCGCGACTCTGTGAAACTCGCCCGTAAGATGCGTAGCGAGATGACGCTGCCGGAGGGCAAGTTGTGGATAGAGCTGCGCAAGCGCCCCGGCGGATACAAGTTTCGGCGACAGCATCCGGCGGGACAATTTGTGCTCGACTTCTATTGCGCGGCAGCCCGGCTGGCCATCGAGGTCGATGGGCAGGCCCATGATTGTGAGGCCGTGGTTGATCGAGACAAGCGGCGCTCGGCTTGGCTTCGGGACCGCGGGATAGCAATGACCCGGATACCGGCGCGACTAATACTGCAGGATATTGAGGCAGTTGTGACGCGCTTGGTCGAGATTTGCGATGCCAGGCGAGTGGAATTGAAGCGGAAAGCTCGCGCGCCCCTCCACCATCCTGCGGATGGTCCCCCTCCCCAGATCGGGGAAGAAGGGTGA
- a CDS encoding electron transfer flavoprotein-ubiquinone oxidoreductase — MSERESMPCDVVIVGGGVAGLAAAIRLKQINEELEVVVLEKGSEIGAHILSGAVVDPKSLDELLPEWRSMDCPMAETPVTDNWHWMLSKNGKISVPHLAMPPFMSNAGCYTGSLGNLTRWLGEQAEGLGVMVFPGFPASEVMFDEKGAVKGVITQDMGIAEDGSHKPDYQPGMEIEAKYTFFAEGARGNLTKQLKAKFDLEADCEPQVYGLGIKELWDIDPDKHVPGRVLHTQGWPLSESDSWGGGFLYHQANGQVALGFVTALDYKNPWVSPYQEFQRWKQHPAIREYLEGGKRVAYGARAINEGGWQSVPRLAFPGGALIGCAAGFVNVPRIKGSHTAMKSGMLAAESAAAAIAAEREHDELADYDSNLRDSWIATELKKARNAQPLVAKYGGDIGTVLAGADMWMRALKIGLPFTMKHDPDYTKTGRADLYPIIDYPKPDGEITFDKLTNVAYSYTNHAEDQPVHLQVKDWELQKESELGVYGGPSARYCPAGVYEWLEDEDSGEMKFQINAQNCVHCKTCDIKDPNQNINWVTPEGGGGPNYPNM; from the coding sequence ATGAGCGAACGCGAATCCATGCCGTGCGATGTCGTGATCGTCGGGGGCGGCGTTGCCGGCCTCGCTGCGGCGATCCGTCTCAAGCAGATCAACGAAGAACTCGAAGTCGTCGTGCTCGAGAAAGGCTCGGAGATCGGCGCGCATATCCTGTCCGGAGCGGTGGTCGATCCCAAGTCGCTCGACGAACTGCTGCCTGAATGGCGCAGCATGGATTGCCCGATGGCGGAGACCCCGGTGACCGACAATTGGCACTGGATGCTGTCAAAGAATGGCAAGATTTCCGTCCCGCACCTCGCCATGCCGCCCTTCATGTCGAATGCCGGTTGCTACACCGGTTCGCTCGGCAATCTCACCCGCTGGCTCGGCGAGCAGGCCGAAGGGCTGGGCGTGATGGTCTTCCCCGGCTTCCCAGCCAGCGAAGTCATGTTCGACGAGAAAGGCGCGGTGAAGGGCGTCATCACGCAGGACATGGGCATTGCCGAAGACGGCAGCCACAAGCCCGACTACCAGCCCGGCATGGAGATCGAGGCCAAGTACACCTTCTTCGCCGAGGGCGCGCGCGGCAACCTGACCAAGCAGCTCAAGGCGAAGTTCGACCTCGAAGCCGATTGTGAGCCGCAGGTCTACGGTCTCGGCATCAAGGAATTGTGGGACATCGATCCCGACAAGCACGTGCCGGGCCGCGTGCTGCACACGCAGGGCTGGCCGCTTTCGGAAAGCGACAGCTGGGGCGGGGGCTTCCTCTACCACCAGGCCAACGGCCAGGTCGCGCTCGGTTTCGTGACCGCGCTCGATTACAAAAACCCTTGGGTTTCCCCCTACCAGGAATTCCAGCGCTGGAAGCAGCACCCGGCGATCCGCGAATATCTCGAAGGCGGCAAGCGTGTCGCTTACGGCGCGCGCGCGATCAACGAAGGTGGCTGGCAGTCCGTGCCCAGGCTCGCCTTCCCCGGCGGCGCACTGATCGGTTGCGCGGCAGGCTTCGTCAACGTCCCGCGCATCAAGGGCAGCCATACCGCGATGAAGAGCGGCATGCTGGCGGCGGAATCCGCCGCCGCTGCGATCGCGGCGGAGCGCGAGCATGACGAGCTGGCCGATTACGACAGCAATCTGCGCGACAGCTGGATCGCGACCGAGCTCAAGAAGGCCAGGAACGCGCAGCCGCTGGTCGCCAAGTATGGCGGCGACATCGGCACTGTGCTGGCCGGCGCCGACATGTGGATGCGCGCCCTGAAAATCGGCCTGCCCTTCACGATGAAGCACGATCCCGATTACACCAAAACGGGCCGTGCCGATCTTTATCCCATCATCGACTATCCCAAGCCCGATGGCGAGATCACCTTCGATAAGCTGACCAATGTGGCTTACAGCTACACCAACCATGCCGAAGACCAGCCGGTCCACCTGCAGGTGAAGGACTGGGAGCTGCAGAAGGAAAGCGAGCTCGGCGTCTATGGCGGGCCCTCGGCGCGCTATTGCCCGGCGGGTGTCTATGAATGGCTGGAGGACGAAGACTCGGGCGAGATGAAGTTCCAGATCAATGCCCAGAACTGCGTCCACTGCAAGACTTGCGACATCAAGGACCCGAACCAGAACATCAACTGGGTCACGCCCGAAGGCGGCGGCGGGCCGAACTATCCGAATATGTGA
- a CDS encoding uracil-DNA glycosylase family protein yields MGAEHSSLSAADIAAAFDWWKLAGADVHVVDEASGWLDGETGTSPQHATAQPQAKAPPPKPKPPAPAPHAALPGLSPVGSETDTWPTELAEFQRWWVEDENFAAQGAFPRIAPRGSADSELLVLLPQPEETDGDRLFSGPQGALLNGFLRAAGLDEEQVYFASILPRHTLRPDWSEVEAAGYGRLAAHHVALAAPKRLIVFGRDILSLLPHESAQDSANLRIFNHESGSIPLLPARDVANLGRRPGFRARFWQQWLDFSGS; encoded by the coding sequence ATGGGCGCTGAACATTCCTCCCTTTCCGCAGCCGATATTGCCGCTGCCTTCGACTGGTGGAAGCTCGCCGGCGCCGATGTGCATGTGGTCGACGAAGCGAGCGGCTGGCTCGATGGAGAGACGGGCACCAGTCCGCAACACGCTACGGCACAGCCGCAAGCGAAAGCACCGCCGCCCAAGCCGAAGCCGCCCGCGCCAGCGCCGCATGCCGCGCTGCCCGGCCTCTCCCCGGTGGGCAGCGAAACCGACACATGGCCCACTGAATTGGCGGAGTTCCAGCGTTGGTGGGTCGAGGATGAAAATTTTGCGGCGCAGGGTGCGTTTCCCCGCATTGCACCACGCGGGTCGGCCGACAGCGAGCTCTTGGTGCTGCTGCCGCAGCCCGAAGAAACCGATGGGGACAGACTGTTTTCGGGTCCGCAGGGCGCGCTGCTTAACGGCTTCCTGAGAGCGGCGGGACTGGACGAGGAACAGGTCTATTTCGCTTCGATCCTGCCCCGCCACACGCTGCGTCCGGACTGGAGCGAAGTCGAGGCCGCGGGCTACGGCAGGCTTGCCGCGCACCACGTTGCGCTGGCCGCTCCGAAACGGTTGATCGTCTTCGGACGCGACATCCTGTCGCTATTGCCGCACGAATCGGCGCAAGACTCTGCAAATTTACGTATTTTCAACCATGAAAGCGGCAGCATTCCGCTGTTGCCAGCGCGCGATGTCGCCAATCTGGGGCGCCGCCCCGGTTTTAGGGCTCGCTTCTGGCAACAATGGTTGGATTTTTCAGGTAGCTAG